One Salmo trutta chromosome 26, fSalTru1.1, whole genome shotgun sequence DNA window includes the following coding sequences:
- the LOC115163447 gene encoding suppressor of cytokine signaling 5 codes for MSEPKESGDRGKDRERGARPKVRHSRSEERRDAGGGQKGGRGKKKGQTSHEQAGERPVSDGFEYGDLLTGLEPRDRCSSSPLKEGRRWQGLEGVTSLSQDRGTARLAQGTAEPSTSEAEGRGAGGSRTLRQKIQDAMGQCFPIKTNTPSSSSSTQQVFMPQAAAAGAGSSSRRKIHLTELMLDDCPFAAGTELAQKWYLIKQHTAPISTPPVVDTLVVSTSASASNMAAVVEDVDDRLRERRRISIEQGVEPPPNAEIHTFEVTAQINPLYKLGPKLAHGMNELAGDDRATIHQQQQLLLQRQQQHQLLLQSCLDTLDEVVAVASSSSASASASVPVCEATSVPDPMVDPEVTASLQPTEIVVPQAEGPPTQDGYRIHTQIDYIHCLVPDLLQITNLPCYWGVMDRYEAETLLEGKPEGTFLLRDSAQEDYLFSVSFRRYGRSLHARIEQWNHNFSFDVHDPSVFHAPTVTGLLEHYKDPNSCMFFEPLLSNPIHRTLPFTLQHVCRAVISSRTTYDGINVLPIPNTLKKHLKEYHYKQRVRVRRMDTWWE; via the coding sequence ATGTCTGAACCGAAGGAGTCGGGTGATCGTGGGAAAGACAGGGAGCGGGGCGCCCGTCCCAAGGTGAGACACAGCCGGtctgaggagagaagagatgccGGCGGGGGGcaaaagggaggaagaggaaaaaAGAAAGGCCAGACGTCCCATGAGCAAGCTGGGGAGCGGCCTGTCAGCGATGGGTTTGAGTATGGGGAcctactgactggtctggagccCAGGGACCGCTGCTCCTCCTCACCCCTGAAGGAGGGTAGGAGATGGCAGGGCCTGGAGGGGGTCACTTCACTCAGCCAGGACAGGGGGACAGCCAGGCTGGCACAGGGGACAGCTGAGCCATCAACCAGTGAGGCTGAGGGCAGGGGGGCAGGTGGCAGTCGCACACTCCGCCAAAAGATCCAGGATGCAATGGGGCAGTGTTTCCCCATAAAGACCAACACTCCATCGTCGTCCAGTTCCACTCAGCAGGTCTTTATGCCACAAGCTGCTGCTGCCGGGGCTGGGTCCTCCTCGCGCCGCAAGATCCACCTTACTGAACTCATGCTGGACGACTGTCCCTTCGCTGCAGGCACCGAGCTGGCTCAGAAGTGGTACCTCATCAAGCAGCACACAGCCCCCATCTCCACACCTCCCGTAGTGGACACCTTGGTGGTCAGCACTAGTGCCTCTGCCTCAAACATGGCCGCCGTGGTGGAGGATGTGGATGACCGGTTGCGAGAGCGCAGGCGCATCAGCATCGAGCAAGGCGTGGAGCCGCCGCCCAACGCAGAGATCCACACGTTTGAGGTGACGGCCCAGATCAACCCTCTGTACAAGCTGGGGCCCAAACTGGCCCATGGTATGAATGAGCTGGCAGGGGACGACAGGGCTACCATTCACCAGCAACAGCAGCTGCTTCTCCAGAGGCAACAGCAGCACCAGCTcctgctgcagagctgtctggaCACTCTGGATGAGGTGGTGGCCGTGGCCTCCTCCTCTTCTGCCTCAGCATCTGCCTCGGTCCCTGTCTGTGAGGCTACTTCTGTGCCTGACCCCATGGTTGACCCTGAGGTCACAGCCAGCCTCCAGCCAACCGAAATTGTTGTGCCCCAGGCTGAGGGTCCCCCTACTCAGGACGGCTATCGCATCCACACCCAGATCGACTACATCCACTGTCTGGTGCCTGACCTGCTGCAGATCACTAACCTACCCTGCTACTGGGGTGTGATGGACCGCTATGAGGCCGAGACTCTGCTGGAGGGCAAGCCAGAGGGCACCTTCCTCCTCCGCGACTCAGCTCAGGAAGACTACCTCTTCTCCGTCAGCTTCCGCCGCTACGGCCGCTCGCTGCACGCCCGCATCGAGCAGTGGAACCACAACTTCAGCTTCGACGTGCACGACCCCAGTGTTTTCCATGCGCCCACCGTCACGGGGCTGCTGGAGCACTACAAGGACCCCAACTCCTGCATGTTCTTCGAGCCTCTGCTGTCCAACCCCATCCACCGCACCCTGCCCTTCACTCTGCAGCACGTGTGCAGGGCGGTGATCAGCAGCCGCACAACCTACGACGGCATCAACGTGCTGCCCATCCCCAACACCCTGAAGAAACACCTGAAGGAGTACCATTACAAGCAGAGGGTGAGGGTACGGAGGATGGACACCTGGTGGGAATAA